In the genome of Andrena cerasifolii isolate SP2316 chromosome 5, iyAndCera1_principal, whole genome shotgun sequence, one region contains:
- the Rbcn-3b gene encoding WD repeat-containing protein Rbcn-3B isoform X2, with amino-acid sequence MTSGTSLVVPIVLWGRIAPTHCISCIYLSRDQKTLVTGCYDGQICLWQVDPETLKMTPRCLLVGHTAPILCLSRASVIMEQNYIVSSSESGEMCTWDLVDGKCRETVKLSSVHTQMLPYVSAGGEDVRLFCSGYYPEVLVMDPFSLEVLFTLSSRVNPDWISALHVLRPAKRKGRFYVHTNDVVLALTTTGTVKVWTLLGHENRNSEPLYEHESKQIKCLNALAMTCCPYNQRTVLIVCSKDWQIYDAGDFSVLCSISAARGERWMSGDFLAADRVILWSDEGHGYLYKLPANKLKGKALSSSVADNKNFHTASAEYDQPYLYCTLTQPGDKPLSCPPAMRLVTAQRQSKTLKYLLRGDSEGVVVLWTVPEVTNQQLTQICQNDRAPPLSLPPAVKTSLTAAWEDMKPPPVGILDQLDSGDGHGIKLTASIYLPQQSRLVVGREDGSIIIVPATQTVMLQLLHGNHQQYDDWPPHQVLLGHSGRVNCLLYPHGAAPRYDRVHLVSGSVDFAVCLWDLYAGTLIHRFCVHAGEITQLMVPPDNCSPRIQKCVCSVASDHSVTLLSLAERKCVVLASRHLFPVVTIKWRPLDDFMIVGCSDGAVYVWQMETGHLDRVLHGIIAEEVLYACDENTMAAAGGSAAGGELGLANPAVHFFRGLRHRNLSAIRHATQRGLHQLQQLHGGQGPDHGSQIKAKGTPLVIQGFRSNPKDPESHILFFDIEALIVQLLSDEYGAMSPGSLEAQGLISASEYQKVAALTQSASPDAHKKIADFFGRVKDKAGDVERILKEKDRHGILAKMKEGAENVHTKIQAKVESVGLKPSTLDGKGDNWNNNEAAKNNLKRNGAFSEPNATMEVAQLILSLLHAWGLDPDLDRVCEGKLGLLRPMVPVSFGVLSKGGYMSLLLPTWQMQLEPIGEPATQLEQRLPAELVRQERLTRAFTARAHWELSTTLTSNHLLAVVALSNTLMSMNNATFVPEQERNRKLHRPGNRSAVNWNKAEEENEEMYTAQQAQIKHGWSLLATLHCVLLPDKVVSQGGAKTFKRPQVEMMARRWQHQCLEIREAAQALLLAELGRMGPKGRKVLVDSWSQYLPMYNTQEPIAPQVQNQSPPASGSPVPPTEVHPEEEDEEEEMVEEINVARKPSSVAELKRKQTTAVVLLGVIGAEFGQDVTTATQRRDNEQRRKSSIVEGFGIGNNNLARHTSMALTHLLHAPHSPKLPLHTPLRRAAIDLIGRGFTVWEPYLDVSKVLLGLLEMCCDADKLVPSMTYGLPLTPQADTCRTARHALTLIATARPAAFITTMAREVARYNTLQQNAQTLNVNMGASVLARAKPEILRIVEQLIDKMQSEMSDLLVEVMDIILHCLDPGHLKAKPLNEVFPAATRFNQVSHCPATRRIAVGSRSGQLALYELRATVKCQTVPAHSASVTALAFSPEGKFLVSYSCTENKLCFWQQTSSGMFGLGNSQTRCVKSYSTAPINDVARLNPMRLARLIWINNRTVTLMLADGSETRFNV; translated from the exons atgacaTCGGGTACGAGCTTAGTGGTACCCATAGTTTTATGGGGTCGTATAGCTCCGACTCATTGCATTTCTTGTATCTATTTATCCCGAGATCAGAAAACTCTGGTAACAGGATGTTACGACGGCCAGATATGTTTATGGCAAGTGGATCCAGAAACACTAAAG ATGACCCCAAGATGTTTACTTGTTGGCCACACTGCTCCAATATTGTGCCTGAGTCGAGCAAGCGTTATTATGGAACAGAATTATATTGTCAGTAGTAGCGAAAGCGGGGAGATGTGCACTTGGGATCTGGTCGATGGAAAGTGCAGGGAAACCGTCAAACTCAGTAGCGTTCATACGCAGATGTTGCCTTATGTCTCTGCTGGTGGGGAAGACGTTAGACTCTTTTGTTCTGG GTACTACCCTGAGGTTTTAGTGATGGACCCTTTCAGTTTGGAAGTCTTGTTCACCTTAAGTTCACGTGTGAATCCTGATTGGATTAGCGCTTTGCACGTTTTGCGGCCGGCCAAACGGAAAGGTCGGTTCTACGTGCATACAA ACGACGTTGTGCTGGCCTTGACAACAACTGGCACAGTGAAGGTGTGGACTCTTCTTGGCCACGAGAACCGTAACAGCGAACCTCTTTACGAACATGAAAGCAAACAGATAAAGTGCTTAAATGCGCTTGCGATGACCTGCTGCCCATATAATCAGAGGACTGTATTAATCGTGTGTTCCAAGGATTGGCAG ATATATGACGCCGGTGACTTCTCTGTCCTATGCTCGATATCTGCGGCTCGTGGCGAACGTTGGATGTCTGGAGACTTTTTAGCTGCGGACAGGGTGATTTTATGGAGCGACGAAGGTCATGGTTACCTCTATAAACTACCAGCTAA CAAGCTGAAGGGCAAGGCTCTCAGCAG TAGCGTTGCAgacaataaaaattttcatactGCAAGTGCCGAATATGATCAACCTTATCTGTACTGCACTCTGACACAACCTGGAGACAAG CCTCTGTCGTGTCCACCAGCAATGCGATTAGTTACAGCCCAACGACAGAGCAAAACCTTGAAATACTTGTTACGTGGTGACAGCGAAGGTGTTGTTGTTCTCTGGACAGTCCCAGAAGTAACGAATCAACAGCTAACTCAAATCTGTCAGAATGATCGCGCACCGCCTCTTTCACTGCCACCAGCAGTCAAAACAAGTCTGACGGCTGCTTGGGAAGACATGAAGCCACCACCGGTTGGGATATTAGATCAGTTAGACAGCGGAGATGGGCATGGCATAAAATTAACAGCTAGTATATATCTACCACAACAAAGTCGACTAGTCGTTGGTCGCGAAGATGGCAGTATTATCATTGTTCCTGCGACACAAACAGTTATGCTTCAGCTGCTTCATGGCAATCACCAACAATACGATG ATTGGCCTCCGCATCAAGTGCTCTTGGGCCATTCCGGTCGTGTAAACTGCCTTCTGTACCCGCATGGAGCAGCGCCACGTTACGATCGGGTACACCTTGTTTCTGGTTCCGTCGATTTTGCCGTGTGCTTATGGGACCTTTATGCCGGCACGCTTATTCACAGGTTTTGTGTTCATGCGGGTGAAATTACACAACTGATGGTACCACCTGATAACTGTAGT CCCAGAATACAAAAGTGTGTTTGCAGTGTCGCATCAGACCATAGCGTTACCTTATTATCGTTAGCGGAAAGAAAGTGTGTTGTTCTTGCTTCCCGACACCTGTTCCCCGTTGTCACGATAAAATGGAGGCCACTGGACGACTTCATGATAGTCGGATGCTCGGATGGGGCCGTGTACGTCTGGCAAATGGAAACAGGTCATTTGGATCGCGTGTTACACG GCATTATCGCAGAGGAGGTGCTCTACGCGTGTGACGAAAACACCATGGCTGCGGCTGGCGGGTCAGCTGCTGGTGGCGAACTAGGCTTAGCAAATCCTGCCGTGCATTTCTTTAG AGGTTTAAGGCATAGAAACCTGTCTGCTATAAGACACGCGACACAAAGAGGGTTGCACCAGCTGCAACAACTCCACGGCGGCCAGGGTCCTGATCACGGAAGCCAAATAAAAGCGAAGGGCACACCATTAGTGATCCAGGGCTTCAGAAGTAATCCTAAAGATCCAGAGagtcacattttatttttcgacaTAGAAGCATTAATAG TACAACTACTAAGCGACGAATACGGCGCGATGTCACCCGGCTCATTGGAAGCGCAAGGTCTGATTTCCGCTTCGGAATATCAAAAGGTTGCCGCACTTACGCAGTCTGCCAGCCCAGACGCTCATAAAAAGATCGCAG ACTTTTTCGGTCGCGTCAAGGATAAGGCAGGCGATGTTGAACGAATTTTAAAGGAGAAGGATCGTCATG gtatattggctaaaatgAAGGAGGGTGCTGAGAACGTACACACTAAGATTCAGGCCAAGGTGGAAAGCGTTGGCCTCAAGCCGTCGACTCTCGACGGTAAAG GTGACAATTGGAACAATAATGAAGCCGCGAAGAACAATTTAAAACGAAACGGAGCCTTCAGCGAACCAAACGCAACTATGGAAGTCGCTCAGCTTATCCTGAGCTTGCTGCACGCGTGGGGCTTGGATCCAGACTTGGACCGTGTTTGCGAAGGAAAGCTGGGTCTGTTAAGGCCCATGGTTCCTGTTTCATTCGGAGTACTGTCTAAAGGAG GATACATGTCATTATTATTGCCAACGTGGCAGATGCAGTTGGAGCCGATCGGGGAACCGGCAACGCAGCTGGAACAACGTTTGCCGGCTGAATTAGTCAGGCAAGAAAGGCTTACCAGAGCGTTCACGGCAAGGGCACACTGGGAGCTGTCTACTACTTTAACCAGCAACCATTTACTGGCGGTAGTCGCTCTGTCGAATACTTTAATGTCAATGAACAATGCAACCTTTGTACCTGAACAAGAACGGAATCGTAAATTGCATAG GCCTGGAAATAGATCAGCTGTTAATTGGAATAAAGCGGAAGAAGAGAACGAGGAAATGTACACAGCGCAGCAAGCTCAGATTAAACATGGTTGGTCCCTTTTAGCGACGCTGCATTGCGTGCTTCTACCTGACAAAGTGGTCTCGCAGGGCGGCGCAAAGACGTTTAAACGGCCCCAGGTCGAGATGATGGCACGCAGATGGCAGCATCAATGCCTCGAG ATCCGCGAAGCCGCCCAGGCTTTGCTACTCGCCGAACTAGGTAGAATGGGTCCAAAAGGAAGGAAAGTACTCGTAGATAGCTGGTCGCAGTATCTGCCAATGTACAACACCCAAGAGCCTATTGCACCGCAAGTGCAGAACCAAAGCCCTCCAGCTTCCGGTAGCCCAGTTCCTCCGACCGAAGTCCATCCAGAGGAAGAGGATGAGGAAGAGGAGATGGTAGAAG AGATCAACGTGGCCAGGAAACCATCGAGCGTAGCGGAGTTGAAACGGAAGCAGACGACAGCAGTTGTATTGCTGGGCGTGATAGGAGCCGAGTTTGGCCAGGACGTCACCACGGCCACTCAGAGGAGGGATAACGAGCAGAGGCGAAAGAGCTCGATCGTGGAAGGTTTCGGTATAGGGAATAATAATCTCGCTAGGCACACTAGTATGGCGCTCACGCACCTCTTGCACGCGCCTCATTCTCCAAAACTGCCCCTACACACGCCACTACGAAGAGCAGCGATCGATCTCATCGGTAGAGGATTCACCGTTTGGGAACCGTACCTCGATGTATCAAAA GTATTATTGGGACTATTGGAGATGTGCTGCGACGCTGATAAATTAGTACCGAGTATGACATACGGCCTTCCGCTTACGCCTCAAGCCGACACGTGTCGCACGGCACGTCATGCTTTAACATTAATCGCCACTGCCAGACCTGCGGCGTTCATTACCACGATGGCCCGAGAAGTGGCCAGATACAATACGCTGCAGCAAAACGCGCAGACGCTGAATGTAAATATGGGTGCAAGCGTTCTAGCGAGGGCGAAACCGGAGATACTCAGAATCGTCGAGCAGTTAATCGACAAGATGCAGAGTGAAATGAGCGATCTTCTAGTTGAG GTGAtggatattattttacattgccTGGACCCAGGCCATCTAAAAGCTAAACCACTGAACGAAGTGTTCCCAGCAGCAACTAGATTTAATCAA GTGAGTCATTGTCCAGCGACGCGCAGGATAGCAGTAGGTAGTCGCAGCGGTCAACTAGCACTGTACGAATTGCGAGCGACCGTGAAATGTCAGACGGTACCTGCGCATTCAGCGTCTGTAACAGCGCTAGCATTTTCACCCGAGGGCAAGTTTCTGGTTAGTTACTCGTGTACGGAGAATAAATTGTGCTTCTGGCAG CAAACAAGCAGCGGTATGTTCGGCCTAGGAAATTCCCAGACACGCTGTGTTAAATCGTACAGCACTGCGCCTATTAACGACGTAGCGCGATTAAACCCTATGCGACTAGCTCGGCTGATATGGATAAACAACCGAACGGTCACGTTAATGCTTGCCGACGGTTCTGAGACGCGGTTCAACGTATAA
- the Rbcn-3b gene encoding WD repeat-containing protein Rbcn-3B isoform X11, translated as MTSGTSLVVPIVLWGRIAPTHCISCIYLSRDQKTLVTGCYDGQICLWQVDPETLKMTPRCLLVGHTAPILCLSRASVIMEQNYIVSSSESGEMCTWDLVDGKCRETVKLSSVHTQMLPYVSAGGEDVRLFCSGYYPEVLVMDPFSLEVLFTLSSRVNPDWISALHVLRPAKRKGRFYVHTNDVVLALTTTGTVKVWTLLGHENRNSEPLYEHESKQIKCLNALAMTCCPYNQRTVLIVCSKDWQIYDAGDFSVLCSISAARGERWMSGDFLAADRVILWSDEGHGYLYKLPANKLKGKALSSSVADNKNFHTASAEYDQPYLYCTLTQPGDKPLSCPPAMRLVTAQRQSKTLKYLLRGDSEGVVVLWTVPEVTNQQLTQICQNDRAPPLSLPPAVKTSLTAAWEDMKPPPVGILDQLDSGDGHGIKLTASIYLPQQSRLVVGREDGSIIIVPATQTVMLQLLHGNHQQYDDWPPHQVLLGHSGRVNCLLYPHGAAPRYDRVHLVSGSVDFAVCLWDLYAGTLIHRFCVHAGEITQLMVPPDNCSPRIQKCVCSVASDHSVTLLSLAERKCVVLASRHLFPVVTIKWRPLDDFMIVGCSDGAVYVWQMETGHLDRVLHGIIAEEVLYACDENTMAAAGGSAAGGELGLANPAVHFFRGLRHRNLSAIRHATQRGLHQLQQLHGGQGPDHGSQIKAKGTPLVIQGFRSNPKDPESHILFFDIEALIVQLLSDEYGAMSPGSLEAQGLISASEYQKVAALTQSASPDAHKKIAGILAKMKEGAENVHTKIQAKVESVGLKPSTLDGKGDNWNNNEAAKNNLKRNGAFSEPNATMEVAQLILSLLHAWGLDPDLDRVCEGKLGLLRPMVPVSFGVLSKGGYMSLLLPTWQMQLEPIGEPATQLEQRLPAELVRQERLTRAFTARAHWELSTTLTSNHLLAVVALSNTLMSMNNATFVPEQERNRKLHRPGNRSAVNWNKAEEENEEMYTAQQAQIKHGWSLLATLHCVLLPDKVVSQGGAKTFKRPQVEMMARRWQHQCLEIREAAQALLLAELGRMGPKGRKVLVDSWSQYLPMYNTQEPIAPQVQNQSPPASGSPVPPTEVHPEEEDEEEEMVEAEINVARKPSSVAELKRKQTTAVVLLGVIGAEFGQDVTTATQRRDNEQRRKSSIVEGFGIGNNNLARHTSMALTHLLHAPHSPKLPLHTPLRRAAIDLIGRGFTVWEPYLDVSKVLLGLLEMCCDADKLVPSMTYGLPLTPQADTCRTARHALTLIATARPAAFITTMAREVARYNTLQQNAQTLNVNMGASVLARAKPEILRIVEQLIDKMQSEMSDLLVEVMDIILHCLDPGHLKAKPLNEVFPAATRFNQVSHCPATRRIAVGSRSGQLALYELRATVKCQTVPAHSASVTALAFSPEGKFLVSYSCTENKLCFWQQTSSGMFGLGNSQTRCVKSYSTAPINDVARLNPMRLARLIWINNRTVTLMLADGSETRFNV; from the exons atgacaTCGGGTACGAGCTTAGTGGTACCCATAGTTTTATGGGGTCGTATAGCTCCGACTCATTGCATTTCTTGTATCTATTTATCCCGAGATCAGAAAACTCTGGTAACAGGATGTTACGACGGCCAGATATGTTTATGGCAAGTGGATCCAGAAACACTAAAG ATGACCCCAAGATGTTTACTTGTTGGCCACACTGCTCCAATATTGTGCCTGAGTCGAGCAAGCGTTATTATGGAACAGAATTATATTGTCAGTAGTAGCGAAAGCGGGGAGATGTGCACTTGGGATCTGGTCGATGGAAAGTGCAGGGAAACCGTCAAACTCAGTAGCGTTCATACGCAGATGTTGCCTTATGTCTCTGCTGGTGGGGAAGACGTTAGACTCTTTTGTTCTGG GTACTACCCTGAGGTTTTAGTGATGGACCCTTTCAGTTTGGAAGTCTTGTTCACCTTAAGTTCACGTGTGAATCCTGATTGGATTAGCGCTTTGCACGTTTTGCGGCCGGCCAAACGGAAAGGTCGGTTCTACGTGCATACAA ACGACGTTGTGCTGGCCTTGACAACAACTGGCACAGTGAAGGTGTGGACTCTTCTTGGCCACGAGAACCGTAACAGCGAACCTCTTTACGAACATGAAAGCAAACAGATAAAGTGCTTAAATGCGCTTGCGATGACCTGCTGCCCATATAATCAGAGGACTGTATTAATCGTGTGTTCCAAGGATTGGCAG ATATATGACGCCGGTGACTTCTCTGTCCTATGCTCGATATCTGCGGCTCGTGGCGAACGTTGGATGTCTGGAGACTTTTTAGCTGCGGACAGGGTGATTTTATGGAGCGACGAAGGTCATGGTTACCTCTATAAACTACCAGCTAA CAAGCTGAAGGGCAAGGCTCTCAGCAG TAGCGTTGCAgacaataaaaattttcatactGCAAGTGCCGAATATGATCAACCTTATCTGTACTGCACTCTGACACAACCTGGAGACAAG CCTCTGTCGTGTCCACCAGCAATGCGATTAGTTACAGCCCAACGACAGAGCAAAACCTTGAAATACTTGTTACGTGGTGACAGCGAAGGTGTTGTTGTTCTCTGGACAGTCCCAGAAGTAACGAATCAACAGCTAACTCAAATCTGTCAGAATGATCGCGCACCGCCTCTTTCACTGCCACCAGCAGTCAAAACAAGTCTGACGGCTGCTTGGGAAGACATGAAGCCACCACCGGTTGGGATATTAGATCAGTTAGACAGCGGAGATGGGCATGGCATAAAATTAACAGCTAGTATATATCTACCACAACAAAGTCGACTAGTCGTTGGTCGCGAAGATGGCAGTATTATCATTGTTCCTGCGACACAAACAGTTATGCTTCAGCTGCTTCATGGCAATCACCAACAATACGATG ATTGGCCTCCGCATCAAGTGCTCTTGGGCCATTCCGGTCGTGTAAACTGCCTTCTGTACCCGCATGGAGCAGCGCCACGTTACGATCGGGTACACCTTGTTTCTGGTTCCGTCGATTTTGCCGTGTGCTTATGGGACCTTTATGCCGGCACGCTTATTCACAGGTTTTGTGTTCATGCGGGTGAAATTACACAACTGATGGTACCACCTGATAACTGTAGT CCCAGAATACAAAAGTGTGTTTGCAGTGTCGCATCAGACCATAGCGTTACCTTATTATCGTTAGCGGAAAGAAAGTGTGTTGTTCTTGCTTCCCGACACCTGTTCCCCGTTGTCACGATAAAATGGAGGCCACTGGACGACTTCATGATAGTCGGATGCTCGGATGGGGCCGTGTACGTCTGGCAAATGGAAACAGGTCATTTGGATCGCGTGTTACACG GCATTATCGCAGAGGAGGTGCTCTACGCGTGTGACGAAAACACCATGGCTGCGGCTGGCGGGTCAGCTGCTGGTGGCGAACTAGGCTTAGCAAATCCTGCCGTGCATTTCTTTAG AGGTTTAAGGCATAGAAACCTGTCTGCTATAAGACACGCGACACAAAGAGGGTTGCACCAGCTGCAACAACTCCACGGCGGCCAGGGTCCTGATCACGGAAGCCAAATAAAAGCGAAGGGCACACCATTAGTGATCCAGGGCTTCAGAAGTAATCCTAAAGATCCAGAGagtcacattttatttttcgacaTAGAAGCATTAATAG TACAACTACTAAGCGACGAATACGGCGCGATGTCACCCGGCTCATTGGAAGCGCAAGGTCTGATTTCCGCTTCGGAATATCAAAAGGTTGCCGCACTTACGCAGTCTGCCAGCCCAGACGCTCATAAAAAGATCGCAG gtatattggctaaaatgAAGGAGGGTGCTGAGAACGTACACACTAAGATTCAGGCCAAGGTGGAAAGCGTTGGCCTCAAGCCGTCGACTCTCGACGGTAAAG GTGACAATTGGAACAATAATGAAGCCGCGAAGAACAATTTAAAACGAAACGGAGCCTTCAGCGAACCAAACGCAACTATGGAAGTCGCTCAGCTTATCCTGAGCTTGCTGCACGCGTGGGGCTTGGATCCAGACTTGGACCGTGTTTGCGAAGGAAAGCTGGGTCTGTTAAGGCCCATGGTTCCTGTTTCATTCGGAGTACTGTCTAAAGGAG GATACATGTCATTATTATTGCCAACGTGGCAGATGCAGTTGGAGCCGATCGGGGAACCGGCAACGCAGCTGGAACAACGTTTGCCGGCTGAATTAGTCAGGCAAGAAAGGCTTACCAGAGCGTTCACGGCAAGGGCACACTGGGAGCTGTCTACTACTTTAACCAGCAACCATTTACTGGCGGTAGTCGCTCTGTCGAATACTTTAATGTCAATGAACAATGCAACCTTTGTACCTGAACAAGAACGGAATCGTAAATTGCATAG GCCTGGAAATAGATCAGCTGTTAATTGGAATAAAGCGGAAGAAGAGAACGAGGAAATGTACACAGCGCAGCAAGCTCAGATTAAACATGGTTGGTCCCTTTTAGCGACGCTGCATTGCGTGCTTCTACCTGACAAAGTGGTCTCGCAGGGCGGCGCAAAGACGTTTAAACGGCCCCAGGTCGAGATGATGGCACGCAGATGGCAGCATCAATGCCTCGAG ATCCGCGAAGCCGCCCAGGCTTTGCTACTCGCCGAACTAGGTAGAATGGGTCCAAAAGGAAGGAAAGTACTCGTAGATAGCTGGTCGCAGTATCTGCCAATGTACAACACCCAAGAGCCTATTGCACCGCAAGTGCAGAACCAAAGCCCTCCAGCTTCCGGTAGCCCAGTTCCTCCGACCGAAGTCCATCCAGAGGAAGAGGATGAGGAAGAGGAGATGGTAGAAG CAGAGATCAACGTGGCCAGGAAACCATCGAGCGTAGCGGAGTTGAAACGGAAGCAGACGACAGCAGTTGTATTGCTGGGCGTGATAGGAGCCGAGTTTGGCCAGGACGTCACCACGGCCACTCAGAGGAGGGATAACGAGCAGAGGCGAAAGAGCTCGATCGTGGAAGGTTTCGGTATAGGGAATAATAATCTCGCTAGGCACACTAGTATGGCGCTCACGCACCTCTTGCACGCGCCTCATTCTCCAAAACTGCCCCTACACACGCCACTACGAAGAGCAGCGATCGATCTCATCGGTAGAGGATTCACCGTTTGGGAACCGTACCTCGATGTATCAAAA GTATTATTGGGACTATTGGAGATGTGCTGCGACGCTGATAAATTAGTACCGAGTATGACATACGGCCTTCCGCTTACGCCTCAAGCCGACACGTGTCGCACGGCACGTCATGCTTTAACATTAATCGCCACTGCCAGACCTGCGGCGTTCATTACCACGATGGCCCGAGAAGTGGCCAGATACAATACGCTGCAGCAAAACGCGCAGACGCTGAATGTAAATATGGGTGCAAGCGTTCTAGCGAGGGCGAAACCGGAGATACTCAGAATCGTCGAGCAGTTAATCGACAAGATGCAGAGTGAAATGAGCGATCTTCTAGTTGAG GTGAtggatattattttacattgccTGGACCCAGGCCATCTAAAAGCTAAACCACTGAACGAAGTGTTCCCAGCAGCAACTAGATTTAATCAA GTGAGTCATTGTCCAGCGACGCGCAGGATAGCAGTAGGTAGTCGCAGCGGTCAACTAGCACTGTACGAATTGCGAGCGACCGTGAAATGTCAGACGGTACCTGCGCATTCAGCGTCTGTAACAGCGCTAGCATTTTCACCCGAGGGCAAGTTTCTGGTTAGTTACTCGTGTACGGAGAATAAATTGTGCTTCTGGCAG CAAACAAGCAGCGGTATGTTCGGCCTAGGAAATTCCCAGACACGCTGTGTTAAATCGTACAGCACTGCGCCTATTAACGACGTAGCGCGATTAAACCCTATGCGACTAGCTCGGCTGATATGGATAAACAACCGAACGGTCACGTTAATGCTTGCCGACGGTTCTGAGACGCGGTTCAACGTATAA